The region CGCTGTGGTTTTTACCTTGCCTGTAATTTCCAGGTGTTTCAGTGCATGAATGGTCTCAGCCTCCGCAATTGCTTTAAACAGCCTGCCAACATTTTTAAAACCCTCGGTTTCAGCCTTTTTACCAAAGGCAAGGTACTTGCGGTTTGCTTGAGATTCACCGGCAAAAGCGTACATTAAGTTTTCTTGTGTTTTCATGTTGATCAAACCTCCTTTAAAATTTTAGTGGTTAAGTCTGGGGGAAACTAGAAACGCTGGCTAAAAACCTCCTTTTTAAAGTTTTTTTTGGCATCCAGGGCACAGGCCATAATAGTGGATAATTACTTCCTCCAATTTAAAACCCGCTGGTATTTCGGCGCGGGGCAGAAAGGCAGGATCGCCCTCCAAATCGGTAATCCCCTGGCATGACCTGCAGAAGAAGTGGTGATGAAAACCAGTATCTGGATCAAAATGTCGCCGCAAGGGGTTGATTGTTATTTCCACCACTTTTCCTGCTTTCTGCAAAGCCTCCAAGGTGTTATAGACTGTAGCAAGGGACAGAGAAGGATAGCGGGGTTTTAAAGCCTGATAAACAGCCTCGGCTGTAGGATGGCTGGTGTTTCCATGTAA is a window of Syntrophomonadaceae bacterium DNA encoding:
- a CDS encoding rubrerythrin family protein, yielding MKTQENLMYAFAGESQANRKYLAFGKKAETEGFKNVGRLFKAIAEAETIHALKHLEITGKVKTTA
- a CDS encoding transcriptional repressor, with the protein product MLNTDLKSLGLKATPQRLAILEFLHGNTSHPTAEAVYQALKPRYPSLSLATVYNTLEALQKAGKVVEITINPLRRHFDPDTGFHHHFFCRSCQGITDLEGDPAFLPRAEIPAGFKLEEVIIHYYGLCPGCQKKL